The proteins below are encoded in one region of Oceanispirochaeta sp.:
- a CDS encoding LacI family DNA-binding transcriptional regulator yields the protein MKKKRVTISDIASEAGVSKATVSRVLSDSPKIKFESKEKILKIMEKYSYVPNHMAQSLAGSPRMTIGIIIDELANFFFIEVADEIDQVISHSGYTMQILSSRWEEENELKLVRQLISSRVDGIILAPVSEDSRSIALLKSSDIPFMLINVIPMQKKIAYVSSDNHQGGKLAAEFFNKMNRPSQILITGFPHQSITNRIQGFRESLNRAEELLHYENISTYEQGYEIASVLVIKNRLDQIKTALFITNDNVAIGIITRLLEIGISVPDQVSVVGFDDIKLSKFCRIPLTTISQGIKDIGKIAALELLDMIGNSGSTFPKHLIEPQMILRQSAVLS from the coding sequence ATGAAGAAGAAAAGAGTCACTATTTCAGACATAGCGTCTGAGGCCGGTGTGTCAAAAGCCACAGTATCCAGAGTCCTGTCAGACTCTCCTAAAATAAAATTCGAGTCAAAAGAAAAAATCCTGAAAATCATGGAAAAATACTCTTATGTTCCCAACCATATGGCTCAGAGTCTGGCTGGATCGCCCCGCATGACTATTGGAATTATCATTGATGAACTGGCCAACTTTTTTTTTATAGAAGTGGCAGACGAAATTGATCAGGTCATCAGTCATTCGGGATACACCATGCAGATTTTAAGCTCCCGATGGGAAGAGGAAAATGAATTAAAACTGGTTCGACAGCTCATCAGCAGCCGTGTGGACGGAATAATCCTGGCTCCCGTATCTGAAGACTCCCGGTCCATCGCCCTGCTGAAATCCTCAGATATCCCATTCATGCTGATCAATGTGATACCCATGCAAAAGAAAATAGCCTATGTCAGTAGTGATAATCATCAGGGAGGAAAACTGGCGGCAGAGTTTTTCAATAAAATGAACAGACCGTCTCAGATCCTGATCACAGGTTTTCCCCACCAGTCCATTACAAACAGAATTCAAGGTTTCAGGGAGAGCTTAAACAGGGCAGAGGAACTGCTCCATTATGAAAATATAAGTACCTACGAACAGGGTTATGAAATTGCATCAGTCCTGGTTATAAAGAATCGTCTGGACCAGATCAAAACGGCCCTATTCATCACCAACGACAATGTGGCCATCGGCATCATTACACGACTCCTTGAAATCGGGATTTCTGTCCCGGATCAGGTCTCGGTAGTCGGCTTTGATGACATCAAGCTTTCCAAATTCTGCCGAATTCCCCTGACGACAATCTCACAGGGGATTAAAGACATTGGAAAAATTGCCGCTCTGGAACTGTTGGATATGATTGGAAATTCCGGTAGTACATTTCCCAAACACCTCATTGAACCACAGATGATCCTGAGACAATCTGCAGTTCTTTCATAA
- a CDS encoding ROK family protein, whose protein sequence is MNKKCIIGVDIGGTKISVTLGSLQGKILVKEKFPTENSWEKVIEKIYQTINSFLCDIHKDDVKAIGISCGGPLDSRKGVILSPPNLPGWDEVPVCSILEKKTGLPCFLENDANACALAEWLWGAGKGTQNMIFLTFGTGLGAGLILNGMLYEGTSGMAGEVGHLRIAEDGPLGYGKKGSWEGYCSGGGLSGHFSQVYGDVKTGKEICRLATEGDEKAMDIIDITARALGRGIALLLDILNPQRVIIGSIFTRDEALFREKMEQIIRLEALSITAKDCQVLPVALGESLGDMAALGVAAKGLQKKGKRPESQSLNLNKVIQLYLNELISRYPVLEDCRQDIEKAVWALTESFEDGGKILICGNGGSAADSDHIVGELMKGFVHSRPLSREQKEELTRTGGEKGRQMGERLQQGIPAISLCSPTALNTAFQNDVDPSLLYAQQVMALGNKGDILWGLSTSGNSSNVVAAVIAARAKGMITLAMTGEKKSQLHDLCDICIRVQGKETYKIQELHLPIYHSICLILEEYLFNKGTE, encoded by the coding sequence ATATATCAGACCATAAATAGTTTTCTCTGTGACATTCATAAGGACGATGTGAAAGCCATTGGCATAAGCTGCGGAGGCCCCCTGGACAGCAGGAAGGGAGTGATTCTGTCGCCCCCCAACCTGCCCGGCTGGGATGAAGTGCCGGTCTGCTCTATTCTTGAGAAAAAAACAGGCCTTCCCTGCTTCCTGGAAAACGATGCCAATGCCTGTGCTCTTGCCGAATGGTTGTGGGGGGCCGGTAAAGGGACTCAGAATATGATATTTCTGACCTTCGGCACCGGACTGGGAGCCGGACTGATTCTCAATGGCATGCTCTATGAAGGAACCTCCGGGATGGCCGGAGAAGTAGGACACCTCCGGATAGCCGAAGATGGCCCGCTGGGCTATGGTAAAAAGGGTTCCTGGGAAGGATACTGCAGCGGCGGAGGGCTCTCAGGTCATTTCAGTCAAGTTTACGGAGATGTGAAAACCGGGAAAGAGATCTGCAGACTCGCCACTGAGGGCGATGAAAAAGCAATGGACATCATAGACATCACGGCGAGAGCCCTGGGGCGGGGAATTGCTCTCCTTCTGGACATCCTGAATCCTCAGAGGGTCATCATAGGCAGTATTTTTACACGGGACGAGGCTCTTTTTCGTGAGAAGATGGAGCAGATCATCAGACTTGAAGCCCTTTCCATCACAGCCAAGGACTGCCAGGTTCTGCCTGTTGCCCTGGGAGAGTCCCTGGGCGATATGGCAGCCCTCGGAGTGGCCGCCAAAGGTCTGCAGAAAAAAGGGAAAAGACCAGAGAGTCAGTCCTTGAATTTAAATAAAGTAATTCAACTCTATCTCAATGAATTAATCAGCCGCTACCCGGTGCTGGAGGACTGTCGTCAAGACATTGAAAAAGCAGTATGGGCACTGACTGAATCCTTTGAAGATGGAGGAAAAATCCTGATCTGCGGTAACGGCGGCAGCGCTGCTGATTCAGACCATATTGTGGGAGAACTGATGAAAGGCTTTGTCCATTCCCGCCCGCTTTCTCGGGAGCAGAAAGAAGAACTCACCCGAACCGGTGGAGAAAAGGGACGACAGATGGGAGAACGATTACAGCAGGGAATTCCGGCAATATCACTATGCTCCCCCACGGCTCTGAACACTGCATTCCAGAATGATGTTGATCCTTCTCTGCTTTATGCTCAGCAGGTAATGGCTCTTGGCAATAAGGGGGACATCCTGTGGGGACTGTCCACCTCAGGGAACTCATCCAACGTTGTGGCAGCTGTCATTGCGGCCAGGGCAAAAGGCATGATAACCCTTGCCATGACCGGCGAAAAAAAGAGCCAACTTCATGATCTCTGTGATATTTGCATCAGGGTGCAAGGAAAAGAAACCTATAAAATTCAGGAGCTTCATCTTCCCATATACCATAGTATCTGCCTTATACTGGAAGAGTATTTATTTAATAAAGGAACGGAATGA